One genomic region from Evansella sp. LMS18 encodes:
- the paaD gene encoding 1,2-phenylacetyl-CoA epoxidase subunit PaaD, which produces MQHEVQQVREEILEALKEVKDPEIPSVSVVELGMFYDAQIENGKVIVIKMLPTFTGCPALDIISRDIRLAVQSKISWAEEVKVEFVFDENWTTERISEEGRQKLKEYGIAPPPVKHKEGDPWHVDCPYCGSTYTTMENIFGPAACRSILYCRSCKNPFEAMKPVSNI; this is translated from the coding sequence ATGCAGCATGAAGTACAGCAGGTAAGAGAAGAGATTCTTGAAGCTCTTAAAGAGGTGAAGGACCCGGAAATCCCGTCTGTCAGTGTCGTCGAGCTTGGTATGTTTTACGATGCACAAATTGAAAATGGCAAGGTTATCGTTATTAAGATGCTCCCTACATTTACTGGGTGTCCGGCCCTGGATATTATCAGCAGGGATATCCGATTAGCAGTCCAGAGTAAGATCAGCTGGGCCGAAGAAGTCAAAGTAGAATTTGTATTCGACGAAAACTGGACGACAGAAAGAATTAGTGAAGAAGGAAGACAGAAGCTGAAAGAGTATGGAATCGCTCCGCCTCCTGTCAAACATAAGGAGGGCGACCCGTGGCATGTGGACTGCCCATATTGCGGGTCCACCTATACGACAATGGAGAATATTTTCGGCCCGGCAGCGTGCAGAAGCATTCTTTACTGCCGTTCATGCAAGAATCCTTTTGAAGCTATGAAACCAGTATCAAATATTTAA
- a CDS encoding ABC transporter substrate-binding protein, which yields MYQKLLKFMGAGLLSVMVLAGCGADDTDGAEGNNDADGNGEAAAAENNNNEENAANNDGNNAADNNDDGNEAAAAGELEEVKIGATQIVEHPSLDAAFEGFKSALADSGYVEGENVSYNFQSAQGDQNNANTIANNFVGDGVDMIFANSTPSSLAALNATGDIPIVFTSVTDAVGAGLVTALDEPGENITGVQDLHPEAIPMTVDFIENYFPDSTIGTIYNSGEQNSVAQIETLEEAIDGTSLSLVTRSVSTSAEVQQAADSLAGDVDVFYIVTDNTVVSALETVVASANDHDIPLVVGEPDSLGRGGFASYGIDYFTIGYRAGEMAAEILKGEKTTLDFPVEDPPEMQLMINKEAAEQQGVEWDDEWDSIAEFVETE from the coding sequence ATGTATCAGAAGCTGTTGAAATTTATGGGGGCAGGATTACTTAGTGTGATGGTTCTTGCAGGATGCGGTGCAGACGACACGGATGGAGCAGAAGGAAACAATGACGCTGACGGTAACGGGGAAGCGGCAGCAGCAGAAAACAACAACAATGAAGAAAACGCCGCCAATAACGATGGGAATAATGCCGCAGACAACAATGACGATGGCAATGAAGCGGCAGCAGCCGGCGAACTTGAAGAAGTGAAGATTGGCGCCACTCAGATTGTGGAACACCCATCCCTTGACGCAGCCTTTGAAGGATTTAAATCAGCTCTAGCTGACAGTGGCTACGTGGAAGGAGAAAACGTTTCTTATAATTTCCAGAGCGCACAGGGTGACCAGAATAATGCGAATACAATCGCTAATAACTTTGTCGGCGATGGAGTCGATATGATTTTTGCAAACTCTACTCCAAGCTCTCTTGCGGCACTTAATGCAACGGGAGACATTCCGATCGTTTTCACATCTGTAACTGATGCTGTCGGAGCGGGTCTTGTTACAGCTCTTGATGAGCCAGGTGAAAATATTACAGGCGTACAGGATCTGCATCCGGAAGCAATACCAATGACAGTTGATTTCATTGAAAATTATTTCCCGGATTCCACAATTGGAACGATCTATAACTCAGGAGAGCAAAACTCTGTAGCTCAGATCGAGACACTGGAAGAAGCAATCGACGGAACAAGCTTATCTTTGGTAACACGAAGTGTATCTACTTCCGCTGAAGTTCAGCAGGCGGCTGATTCACTTGCTGGTGATGTTGACGTTTTCTATATTGTAACGGACAACACAGTAGTTTCCGCCCTTGAAACTGTAGTAGCATCTGCGAACGACCACGACATTCCGTTAGTTGTCGGGGAACCTGACTCTCTCGGACGCGGCGGTTTTGCATCCTACGGTATTGATTACTTCACGATCGGATACCGCGCAGGAGAAATGGCTGCGGAAATATTAAAAGGAGAAAAAACTACACTCGACTTCCCTGTAGAAGATCCTCCTGAAATGCAGCTGATGATTAACAAAGAAGCTGCGGAACAGCAAGGCGTTGAATGGGATGACGAATGGGACAGCATCGCAGAGTTTGTTGAAACTGAGTAA
- the paaB gene encoding 1,2-phenylacetyl-CoA epoxidase subunit PaaB — MDTNRENIDLFYEEFVVFSKKNPNGHMTEQYTLLAPNAELALMMAQENFMRREPVSDLWVVKRSDITAVKPEDREMLFRLDNKDYRNTKGYGYLKKKWREKEQEMFDEKEILSWAKGVGK, encoded by the coding sequence ATGGATACTAACAGAGAAAATATCGATTTGTTTTATGAGGAGTTTGTTGTTTTCAGTAAAAAAAATCCAAACGGACATATGACGGAGCAGTATACCTTACTGGCTCCAAACGCGGAACTGGCACTGATGATGGCGCAGGAAAACTTTATGAGACGAGAACCTGTCAGTGACTTATGGGTGGTTAAGCGTTCGGATATTACAGCGGTGAAACCGGAGGACAGGGAAATGCTGTTCCGTCTTGATAATAAAGATTACCGTAATACAAAGGGATACGGCTATCTTAAGAAAAAATGGCGTGAAAAAGAACAGGAAATGTTTGATGAAAAAGAGATACTCTCCTGGGCTAAGGGGGTTGGAAAATGA
- a CDS encoding enoyl-CoA hydratase-related protein yields MGNYEHIKTRVEEATGIIELHRPDILNALNRKMVDEIVQALEHYDQSEDIRVIVITGSQKVFAAGADIDEMSDDTPVSMELRNQFAVWDRISLVKKPVIAAVNGYALGGAFELVLNCDLIFAGETAKFGFPEINLGVMPGAGGTQRLTKTMGKAKALEWLWTGEHMSAKEAHNYGVINKVVAPEILMDEVLKYTAKLSRQAPLSVRLIKEAVNKVTDSTLEEGLLLERKNFYLLFGSEDQKEGMKAFIEKRKPDFKGK; encoded by the coding sequence ATGGGTAACTATGAACATATTAAAACACGGGTCGAAGAAGCGACTGGAATCATCGAGCTTCATCGGCCTGATATTTTGAACGCTCTTAATCGGAAGATGGTTGACGAGATTGTGCAAGCGCTCGAACATTATGACCAGAGTGAAGATATAAGAGTAATTGTAATTACGGGAAGCCAGAAGGTTTTTGCCGCAGGAGCGGATATTGATGAAATGTCAGATGACACCCCGGTATCAATGGAACTCCGTAACCAGTTCGCTGTATGGGACAGAATCTCCCTTGTGAAAAAACCTGTCATTGCTGCAGTCAATGGGTATGCTCTTGGAGGAGCCTTTGAACTCGTCCTGAATTGTGACCTTATTTTTGCCGGTGAGACAGCGAAATTTGGTTTTCCTGAAATTAACCTGGGAGTAATGCCCGGGGCAGGAGGCACTCAGCGGCTGACGAAAACAATGGGCAAAGCAAAAGCGCTTGAATGGCTCTGGACCGGTGAGCATATGAGTGCGAAAGAGGCCCATAACTACGGGGTTATAAACAAGGTAGTCGCTCCAGAAATACTAATGGATGAAGTGCTGAAATATACTGCTAAGCTCAGCAGACAGGCTCCACTCTCAGTGAGGCTGATCAAGGAAGCGGTCAATAAAGTAACTGACTCCACCCTGGAAGAAGGCTTGTTGCTTGAACGAAAGAATTTCTACCTTCTCTTCGGGTCAGAAGACCAAAAGGAAGGCATGAAGGCGTTTATCGAGAAACGAAAACCTGATTTCAAAGGGAAATAA
- a CDS encoding ABC transporter ATP-binding protein, producing MLHLKNVSITFNEGTPDEKKALQNINVELKKGDFLTVIGSNGAGKSTMMNSISGSLITDVGDIEINGKNVTHMPEYKRAAFIGRVFQDPMAGTAPSMTIEENLAMAFSRNKKRTLKLGVNKKRRQMFKEYLETLNLGLENRINAKVGLLSGGERQALSLLMATFTEPEILLLDEHTAALDPARAELITNLTDEIVSKFNLTTLMVTHNMQQALDLGNRLVMMDSGQIILDVEGEEKQKLTIEKLLQEFQRLRGKKMESDRAVLA from the coding sequence GTGCTGCACCTTAAAAATGTCAGTATAACTTTTAACGAAGGGACCCCGGATGAGAAAAAAGCACTCCAAAACATTAATGTGGAATTGAAAAAGGGTGATTTCCTTACAGTAATAGGCAGTAACGGAGCAGGAAAATCCACGATGATGAACTCGATTTCAGGTTCTTTGATCACAGATGTAGGCGATATTGAGATTAATGGAAAGAATGTAACCCATATGCCTGAATACAAGCGCGCAGCCTTTATCGGAAGGGTTTTTCAGGATCCAATGGCAGGAACAGCACCAAGTATGACAATAGAAGAAAACCTTGCGATGGCTTTTTCGAGAAATAAAAAAAGAACATTAAAGCTCGGGGTTAACAAGAAAAGACGCCAGATGTTCAAGGAATATCTTGAAACACTGAACCTAGGGCTGGAAAACCGTATTAACGCTAAAGTAGGGCTCCTTTCAGGAGGGGAAAGACAGGCTTTGTCTCTTCTAATGGCAACTTTTACAGAGCCGGAAATACTTCTCCTCGATGAGCATACAGCAGCCCTTGATCCGGCCCGGGCAGAACTGATTACAAATCTGACGGATGAGATTGTCAGCAAGTTCAATCTCACTACTCTGATGGTTACCCATAATATGCAGCAGGCACTTGACTTAGGCAACCGTCTGGTCATGATGGACAGCGGCCAGATAATCCTCGATGTAGAGGGAGAGGAAAAACAAAAACTTACTATCGAGAAACTTCTGCAGGAATTCCAGCGTTTACGAGGCAAAAAGATGGAGAGTGACAGGGCCGTCCTTGCATAA
- a CDS encoding ABC transporter permease, translated as MMISLFGSFESGIIYALMALGVYLSFRVLDFPDLTVDGSFVTGAAVAALMIINGYSPLTATLAAVIAGFIAGCITGILHTKGKINPLLSGILMMIALYSINLRIMGRPNIPLLNEETIFTKLTAFWQNLGLDSVFNPILGIFGATQFPRTWAVLIVMVFVTFAIKFLTDYFLKTETGLAIRATGDNKRMIRSFSANTDWLIILGIGISNAMVALSGSLIAQHGGFADVGMGIGMIIIGLASVIIGEALFGAKTIARATLAVIGGAIIYRIAVTFALRVDFLEAGDMKVITAVIVIAALVAPKILESRRDKKRRMRKRDELSKRLAFENESGGVKSSAAP; from the coding sequence ATGATGATCTCCCTATTTGGTTCATTTGAATCAGGGATTATATACGCTCTCATGGCACTAGGTGTTTATTTATCATTCAGAGTTCTGGACTTTCCGGACTTAACAGTGGACGGAAGTTTCGTAACTGGAGCAGCTGTTGCCGCTCTGATGATTATTAATGGTTATTCTCCGCTGACAGCTACTCTGGCAGCAGTCATCGCCGGCTTTATTGCTGGTTGTATAACAGGAATACTCCATACAAAAGGTAAAATCAATCCTCTATTATCAGGTATTTTAATGATGATCGCCCTCTATTCCATTAACTTGCGGATAATGGGCAGGCCGAACATTCCCCTGCTTAACGAAGAAACTATTTTCACAAAATTAACAGCCTTCTGGCAGAATCTTGGTCTTGATTCTGTTTTCAATCCAATCCTTGGTATTTTCGGAGCAACACAATTCCCGAGAACATGGGCTGTATTAATTGTAATGGTCTTTGTTACTTTCGCCATCAAGTTCTTAACAGATTATTTCCTGAAAACAGAAACCGGGCTCGCAATAAGGGCCACAGGTGATAACAAACGGATGATCAGAAGTTTCTCTGCGAATACAGACTGGCTGATTATTCTTGGAATTGGGATATCAAACGCAATGGTTGCTTTATCAGGTTCTCTGATTGCCCAGCATGGTGGTTTCGCTGATGTGGGGATGGGGATCGGGATGATCATCATCGGGCTTGCTTCTGTAATTATTGGTGAAGCTTTATTCGGTGCAAAGACGATAGCCAGAGCTACGTTAGCTGTTATCGGCGGGGCTATCATTTATCGTATTGCCGTAACTTTTGCATTAAGAGTAGATTTTCTCGAAGCAGGCGATATGAAAGTCATCACAGCAGTTATTGTTATTGCGGCACTTGTAGCTCCTAAAATCCTGGAGTCAAGAAGAGACAAAAAGAGACGGATGCGCAAGAGAGACGAGCTTTCAAAGAGACTTGCCTTTGAAAATGAAAGCGGAGGAGTGAAGAGCAGTGCTGCACCTTAA
- a CDS encoding EthD family reductase codes for MVKFTALYKKPENPAAFDEHYFNVHAPLTEKIPGLRKMEVTKIVGSPMGETDYYLQCDMYYDSMDAYKEAMKTDEAKASGKDLMKFAGGLVTLLIGEEVNG; via the coding sequence ATGGTAAAATTCACTGCATTATACAAAAAACCGGAAAATCCTGCAGCATTTGATGAACACTACTTCAACGTTCATGCTCCTCTTACAGAAAAAATCCCTGGCCTCCGTAAGATGGAAGTAACAAAAATCGTCGGCTCGCCGATGGGGGAAACAGACTATTATCTTCAGTGCGACATGTATTATGACAGCATGGACGCATACAAGGAAGCTATGAAAACAGATGAAGCTAAAGCTTCCGGAAAAGACTTGATGAAGTTTGCCGGAGGCCTTGTAACTCTGTTAATTGGTGAAGAAGTAAATGGGTAA
- a CDS encoding Glu/Leu/Phe/Val dehydrogenase produces MSLLEHPMGLKSELLTEFSEFEQVVFCNDQDTGLRAIIAIHNTAAGPAIGGCRMQPYPTMAEALEDVLRLAKGMTYKCAAADVDFGGGKSVIIGDPSTDKSPEMFRAFGKFVDSLNGRFYTGTDMGTTMEDFVHALKETNCIVGTPEMYGGSGDSSVPTAMGVIYALKATNKTLFGNDILAGRSYAIQGLGKVGYKVAEQLLEEGADLFVSDLDERLLEKITLKGKETGTQVKILKGDEIYSAEADVFVPCAVGGIINEETIEKLKVRAVAGSANNQLLHQKMGEKLQSRGILYAPDYITNSGGLIQVSDELYGSSKDRVLAKTKAIYYSITEVFSSAERNNLTTVEAANRMCEERIESRKRQNSFFLHNRRPKWDIRH; encoded by the coding sequence ATGAGCTTACTTGAGCATCCCATGGGCTTGAAGTCAGAACTTTTAACTGAATTTTCCGAATTTGAACAGGTGGTTTTCTGCAACGATCAGGACACAGGCCTGAGAGCTATAATAGCAATCCATAATACAGCAGCCGGACCAGCTATCGGGGGCTGCCGGATGCAGCCGTATCCTACGATGGCAGAGGCACTGGAAGATGTCCTCCGGCTTGCAAAAGGGATGACTTATAAATGTGCCGCTGCAGATGTGGACTTCGGAGGAGGAAAATCCGTTATTATCGGAGACCCGTCTACTGATAAATCACCGGAAATGTTCAGGGCGTTTGGCAAGTTTGTAGATTCATTGAACGGTCGTTTTTACACAGGAACCGATATGGGGACGACCATGGAGGATTTTGTCCATGCACTGAAAGAAACAAATTGTATTGTAGGAACCCCGGAAATGTATGGAGGAAGCGGGGACTCTTCTGTCCCGACAGCGATGGGAGTTATATACGCCCTGAAAGCGACGAACAAAACGCTTTTTGGGAACGACATCCTTGCCGGTAGAAGTTATGCGATTCAGGGACTTGGAAAAGTTGGTTATAAAGTGGCTGAACAGCTTCTGGAAGAAGGTGCTGATCTGTTTGTTTCCGACCTTGATGAACGACTTCTGGAAAAAATTACGCTGAAAGGTAAGGAGACAGGCACTCAAGTAAAGATACTTAAAGGGGATGAAATATATTCTGCAGAGGCCGATGTATTCGTTCCTTGTGCTGTAGGAGGCATCATTAACGAGGAGACGATTGAAAAATTAAAGGTAAGAGCAGTAGCCGGGTCAGCAAATAATCAGCTCCTTCATCAGAAAATGGGCGAAAAACTGCAGAGCAGAGGAATTCTTTATGCTCCGGATTATATAACAAACAGCGGCGGCCTCATTCAGGTTTCCGATGAATTATACGGTTCCAGCAAAGATAGAGTTTTAGCTAAAACAAAAGCAATCTATTATTCTATCACAGAAGTATTCAGCAGTGCGGAGCGAAACAATCTTACAACCGTGGAAGCTGCAAATCGCATGTGTGAAGAAAGAATTGAAAGCCGTAAAAGACAAAACAGCTTTTTCCTTCATAACAGAAGGCCTAAATGGGACATCCGGCATTAA
- the paaA gene encoding 1,2-phenylacetyl-CoA epoxidase subunit PaaA, whose translation MVDATYDNQVDQQKYEQFMEKIEAGGKIEADDWMPDDYRNALIKLISMHGISEIMGALPEKEWTPKAPSLHRKLGIMAKVQDEMGHGQLLLRVAEDLMAPLGKNREDIMEDLLSGRLKFHNVFHMETKTWADAGIVGWLVDGAAIITQTNMLDSSYGPYARALKRICAEEVFHAQHGEAIIMALAEGTDQQKELIQEALNRWWPALLMFFGPASANTTGSSKQDTTIKYKIRKNTNEELRQHFFTKYVPRILSLGLTIPDETIRYDEENETWIYQQPDWNEFKQIISNNGPKSKERLQLRRISHESNAWVREALGARRNISAV comes from the coding sequence ATGGTTGATGCGACGTACGATAATCAGGTTGACCAGCAGAAGTACGAACAGTTCATGGAGAAAATAGAAGCCGGAGGAAAGATCGAAGCAGATGACTGGATGCCTGATGACTACAGGAATGCATTGATTAAGCTTATTTCTATGCACGGCATTAGTGAAATAATGGGAGCTCTGCCAGAGAAGGAGTGGACCCCGAAGGCTCCGTCCTTACACAGAAAGCTGGGAATTATGGCAAAAGTGCAGGACGAAATGGGGCACGGCCAGCTTCTGCTTCGTGTCGCAGAAGATTTGATGGCTCCATTAGGAAAGAATCGTGAAGATATTATGGAAGATTTATTAAGCGGAAGATTAAAGTTTCATAATGTGTTCCATATGGAAACAAAGACGTGGGCAGACGCAGGAATTGTAGGATGGCTTGTGGATGGCGCGGCAATCATCACCCAGACAAATATGCTCGATTCATCTTATGGTCCATACGCAAGAGCACTGAAAAGAATTTGTGCAGAGGAAGTGTTCCATGCTCAGCACGGGGAAGCGATCATCATGGCGCTGGCTGAAGGAACAGATCAGCAGAAAGAACTGATCCAGGAAGCGCTTAACCGCTGGTGGCCAGCACTGCTGATGTTCTTCGGGCCTGCATCAGCCAATACAACAGGGTCTTCCAAACAGGACACCACAATCAAATATAAGATTCGTAAAAATACAAATGAGGAACTGAGACAACATTTTTTCACTAAATATGTGCCAAGGATATTGTCTCTGGGGCTGACTATCCCTGACGAAACAATTCGCTATGACGAAGAAAATGAAACATGGATTTATCAGCAGCCTGACTGGAATGAGTTTAAACAAATAATTTCTAACAACGGGCCAAAATCGAAAGAAAGATTGCAGCTCAGAAGGATTTCCCATGAAAGTAACGCATGGGTCAGAGAAGCCCTGGGTGCGAGAAGGAACATTTCGGCTGTCTGA
- the lpdA gene encoding dihydrolipoyl dehydrogenase translates to MVVGEVAVETDVVVIGGGPGGYAAAIRLGQLGKSVTLIEKDALGGVCLNRGCIPSKALIHTAEQYHNLSELGQMGIKLPEAATSPSFNMEDWQKWKGGIVSRLNQGIAHLCEKNGVTVVKGEASFLSENRIGVETGGDFETYKFEEAIIATGSRPILPSFLPVDGEYIIDSTAALELSEVPGKLAVIGGGYIGIEMGMAFAKLGAEVTVVEMADRILAQVSPELAKEVEKKAKKAGIKLKTSVKVEEADVENGQVTLRTSGAEGEEVIQADKVLVTIGRMPNTEGIGLSQAGVSADERGYIEVDSQCRTKVPNIFAIGDITPGPALAHKASKQGIVAAEVIGGLPSAVDSPYIPYVIFSDPQIAGVGLTLEEAEREGRNVKTGKFPFQANGRALATNEAEGFAEVIVDAESHVLLGMHVVGADASNLIGEGVLAMELAARVEDIALTVHPHPTLTEGWLEAAEAALGHAIHIVNN, encoded by the coding sequence ATGGTTGTAGGCGAAGTAGCAGTTGAAACAGACGTAGTAGTAATAGGAGGAGGCCCAGGCGGTTATGCTGCAGCAATCCGCCTTGGGCAGCTTGGAAAATCAGTCACATTAATCGAAAAGGATGCATTAGGCGGTGTCTGTCTGAACAGAGGGTGTATACCATCAAAGGCGTTAATCCATACAGCGGAACAATATCATAACTTGTCAGAACTTGGACAGATGGGAATTAAGCTGCCGGAAGCTGCCACTTCTCCAAGCTTTAACATGGAGGACTGGCAGAAATGGAAAGGCGGAATTGTCTCACGCTTAAACCAAGGCATCGCCCATTTATGCGAAAAAAACGGTGTTACTGTTGTAAAAGGGGAGGCGAGTTTCCTCTCCGAGAACAGAATAGGTGTGGAAACAGGCGGAGATTTTGAAACCTATAAATTTGAAGAGGCAATAATAGCAACCGGATCACGCCCGATTCTTCCCTCTTTTCTCCCGGTGGATGGAGAATATATTATTGATTCAACTGCAGCTCTCGAGCTTAGTGAAGTCCCGGGAAAACTGGCGGTAATAGGTGGAGGCTATATAGGGATTGAAATGGGAATGGCTTTTGCGAAACTGGGAGCGGAAGTCACTGTTGTAGAAATGGCTGACAGGATTTTAGCCCAGGTTTCCCCGGAGCTTGCAAAAGAGGTGGAGAAAAAAGCAAAGAAGGCCGGTATTAAGCTGAAAACATCCGTCAAGGTAGAAGAAGCAGATGTGGAGAACGGCCAGGTTACCCTCCGGACTTCAGGTGCTGAAGGAGAAGAAGTCATCCAGGCAGACAAAGTTCTCGTCACCATCGGAAGAATGCCTAATACGGAAGGAATAGGACTCTCCCAGGCAGGAGTCAGTGCAGATGAAAGAGGCTATATTGAGGTAGACAGTCAGTGCAGAACGAAGGTGCCTAATATTTTTGCAATCGGTGATATCACTCCTGGTCCGGCTCTCGCCCATAAGGCATCCAAACAGGGAATTGTAGCCGCGGAAGTAATCGGAGGACTGCCGAGTGCAGTAGATTCGCCTTATATTCCTTATGTTATATTTTCAGACCCACAGATTGCCGGTGTTGGACTTACCCTTGAGGAAGCTGAGAGAGAGGGAAGGAACGTTAAAACTGGGAAGTTTCCTTTCCAGGCTAATGGAAGAGCGCTGGCCACGAATGAAGCAGAAGGCTTTGCAGAAGTCATTGTCGACGCGGAATCACATGTTCTTCTCGGAATGCATGTTGTGGGAGCAGATGCCTCAAACCTTATTGGAGAAGGTGTGCTCGCCATGGAACTGGCGGCGCGTGTGGAAGATATTGCTCTGACTGTCCACCCCCATCCCACTTTAACAGAAGGATGGCTGGAGGCGGCTGAAGCAGCACTGGGACATGCCATTCACATTGTAAACAATTAG
- the paaC gene encoding 1,2-phenylacetyl-CoA epoxidase subunit PaaC: MSIKSAGEITDQTYKKVLAELLYQLGDDDFVLSFRGSEWLGLCPHIEEDVAYSSITQNTMGHATMYYKLLEELGEGTADELAHARPKEERKNAVILEEKNGEGGYMDEPRYDWAFTVVRNYLYEAAKKVRLDSLKQSSYSPLANVAKSISREQYFHLKHWEVWFTQLLSSTPEAAERMNIQVERVWQDFGDVLSLGPSGEKMTEFKLIGDEKTLAEQWTKQVEASFEKAGAKIPEGATGSVSGNGREGFHTDDLTQALDTLGEVYNLDRAATW, from the coding sequence ATGAGTATCAAATCAGCTGGGGAAATAACTGATCAGACATATAAAAAAGTGCTGGCTGAATTGCTTTATCAGCTGGGGGACGATGATTTTGTACTGTCTTTCAGGGGCTCCGAGTGGCTGGGGCTCTGCCCGCATATTGAAGAAGATGTAGCTTATTCTTCTATTACCCAAAATACAATGGGGCACGCCACTATGTATTATAAACTCCTTGAGGAACTTGGCGAAGGCACGGCAGACGAACTTGCCCACGCCAGGCCAAAAGAGGAGAGAAAGAATGCAGTCATCCTGGAAGAAAAAAACGGCGAAGGCGGATATATGGATGAACCGCGGTATGACTGGGCTTTCACCGTAGTCAGAAATTACCTTTATGAGGCTGCGAAAAAAGTCAGGCTCGATTCATTAAAGCAATCATCCTACAGCCCGCTTGCTAATGTTGCAAAGAGTATAAGCAGAGAGCAATATTTCCATCTCAAGCACTGGGAAGTATGGTTTACTCAGCTTCTGTCGAGTACACCAGAAGCTGCTGAAAGAATGAATATCCAGGTTGAAAGGGTATGGCAGGACTTCGGAGATGTCTTATCACTTGGGCCATCAGGGGAAAAAATGACAGAATTCAAGCTGATTGGGGACGAGAAAACGTTAGCCGAACAATGGACTAAACAGGTTGAGGCTTCATTTGAAAAAGCAGGGGCAAAAATACCGGAGGGAGCTACCGGGTCAGTATCAGGGAACGGAAGAGAAGGATTTCATACCGATGATCTTACTCAGGCCCTTGACACTCTTGGAGAAGTTTATAATCTTGACCGTGCTGCCACCTGGTAA
- a CDS encoding enoyl-CoA hydratase-related protein, which produces MYNTITYKIENNVAWLTLNRPDKLNAFTEEMNKEVTKALNTADKASDVRCIVITGSGRAFCAGEDLAGVDENTDHAEFLRKRYNPMVQKIASIEKPVVAGVNGVAAGAGMSLTLACDFRIASEKASFVEAFIHIGLIPDSGSLYYLPRLVGHAKAMELAVLGEKISAADAKELGLVTKTVSADNFEAELKDFSERLAKMPTKAVGLIKRYMYASWTGTLPEVLEKEAYGQRTAGLTEDHQEGLKSFGEKRRPEFTGR; this is translated from the coding sequence ATGTACAATACAATTACTTATAAAATTGAAAATAATGTTGCCTGGCTGACATTAAACCGTCCTGATAAGCTGAATGCTTTTACGGAAGAAATGAATAAAGAAGTAACGAAGGCCCTTAATACAGCTGATAAGGCCAGCGACGTCCGCTGTATTGTTATCACAGGATCAGGAAGAGCATTCTGTGCAGGAGAAGATTTGGCTGGTGTGGATGAAAACACGGACCACGCTGAATTTTTAAGGAAAAGGTACAACCCTATGGTTCAGAAAATTGCCTCTATTGAGAAACCTGTGGTAGCCGGAGTCAATGGTGTAGCGGCAGGAGCCGGGATGAGCCTTACGTTGGCATGTGATTTCCGTATCGCTTCTGAAAAAGCAAGCTTTGTGGAAGCATTCATTCATATTGGCTTAATTCCTGATTCCGGAAGTCTTTATTACCTTCCAAGACTTGTAGGGCACGCAAAAGCGATGGAACTGGCTGTATTAGGGGAAAAGATCAGTGCAGCTGATGCAAAAGAACTTGGTTTAGTCACGAAGACTGTGTCAGCGGATAATTTCGAAGCAGAATTAAAGGACTTTTCCGAAAGGCTTGCAAAAATGCCTACGAAAGCAGTGGGCTTAATTAAGCGGTACATGTATGCAAGCTGGACAGGAACCCTCCCGGAAGTTCTGGAAAAGGAAGCATATGGCCAGAGAACAGCAGGCCTTACGGAAGATCATCAGGAAGGGTTAAAGTCTTTCGGGGAAAAAAGAAGGCCGGAATTTACCGGGCGTTAG